A portion of the Oreochromis niloticus isolate F11D_XX linkage group LG10, O_niloticus_UMD_NMBU, whole genome shotgun sequence genome contains these proteins:
- the LOC102079098 gene encoding serine/threonine-protein kinase pim-2 isoform X2, whose protein sequence is MAPQNTSSVKLCKATKRKASSDQALSKKTRLSASMTSRAVGNGPLDLKENDPTSSSVNTGRAEFEARYIQEHQLGEGGFGCVFAGYRKADNLPVAIKHIPKTKIFWENKAEDGKSLSVEVAVMLELQDGKTGQLLNSTSVSLLDWYNLQEEQILVLERPIHAQDLFQFIEVNGGCVKEGMAKVILKQLVAGALEFEDKNIFHRDIKVENVLIETSSDVPRVWLIDFGLSCFVQEDSFKVFHGTVAHAPPEWYSCCSYSAGPTTVWQLGVLLYESVHRKQFETQKFIRHKLKISNRLSKNCRHFLRTCLNKVPEQRPTLKQLYQHPWLSN, encoded by the exons ATGGCACCACAGAACACATCATCGGTCAAGCTCTGCAAGGCAACCAAAAGGAAGGCCAGTTCTGACCAGGCCCTCAGCAAAAAGACAAGGCTGTCAGCGTCTATGACAAGCAGGGCAGTTGGCAATGGGCCTTTGGACCTCAAGGAGAATGATCCAACTTCATCATCAGTGAACACTGGCAGAG CTGAATTTGAAGCCAGATACATCCAGGAGCATCAACTTGGTGAAGGAGGATTTGGATGCGTGTTTGCTGGCTATCGTAAAGCAGACAATTTACCG GTGGCCATAAAACACATTCCAAAAACCAAGATTTTCTGGGAAAACAAG GCTGAGGATGGGAAGAGTCTTTCAGTGGAGGTGGCTGTTATGTTGGAACTCCAAGATGGAAAAACTGGACAGCTGCTGAACTCGACATCCGTGTCCTTGCTGGATTGGTACAATCTCCAGGAGGAACAAATTCTGGTGCTTGAGCGACCAATCCATGCACAGGACCtctttcagttcattgaggtcaATGGAGGTTGTGTAAAGGAGggcatggccaag GTCATACTGAAACAGCTGGTCGCTGGAGCATTGGAGTTTGAGGACAAGAACATCTTTCACCGTGATATTAAGGTGGAAAATGTTCTAATAGAGACCAGCTCAGATGTTCCACGTGTTTGGCTGATTGACTTCGGCCTTAGCTGTTTTGTGCAGGAAGACTCCTTCAAGGTGTTCCATG GCACAGTTGCTCATGCTCCTCCTGAGTGGTACAGCTGTTGCAGCTACAGTGCTGGTCCTACAACAGTGTGGCAGCTGGGAGTACTACTTTATGAAAGCGTccacagaaaacagtttgaaaCCCAAAAGTTTATCAGGCACAAACTAAAGATCAGCAACAGGCTctcaaaaa ATTGCCGTCATTTCTTGAGAACTTGTCTGAATAAAGTTCCTGAGCAGCGTCCCACTCTGAAGCAACTCTATCAGCACCCGTGGCTCTCAAACTGA
- the LOC102079098 gene encoding serine/threonine-protein kinase pim-2 isoform X1, which yields MAPQNTSSVKLCKATKRKASSDQALSKKTRLSASMTSRAVGNGPLDLKENDPTSSSVNTGRAEFEARYIQEHQLGEGGFGCVFAGYRKADNLPVAIKHIPKTKIFWENKAEDGKSLSVEVAVMLELQDGKTGQLLNSTSVSLLDWYNLQEEQILVLERPIHAQDLFQFIEVNGGCVKEGMAKVILKQLVAGALEFEDKNIFHRDIKVENVLIETSSDVPRVWLIDFGLSCFVQEDSFKVFHGTLSCFSLPICLPICFNPFKEVSFLYFAGTVAHAPPEWYSCCSYSAGPTTVWQLGVLLYESVHRKQFETQKFIRHKLKISNRLSKNCRHFLRTCLNKVPEQRPTLKQLYQHPWLSN from the exons ATGGCACCACAGAACACATCATCGGTCAAGCTCTGCAAGGCAACCAAAAGGAAGGCCAGTTCTGACCAGGCCCTCAGCAAAAAGACAAGGCTGTCAGCGTCTATGACAAGCAGGGCAGTTGGCAATGGGCCTTTGGACCTCAAGGAGAATGATCCAACTTCATCATCAGTGAACACTGGCAGAG CTGAATTTGAAGCCAGATACATCCAGGAGCATCAACTTGGTGAAGGAGGATTTGGATGCGTGTTTGCTGGCTATCGTAAAGCAGACAATTTACCG GTGGCCATAAAACACATTCCAAAAACCAAGATTTTCTGGGAAAACAAG GCTGAGGATGGGAAGAGTCTTTCAGTGGAGGTGGCTGTTATGTTGGAACTCCAAGATGGAAAAACTGGACAGCTGCTGAACTCGACATCCGTGTCCTTGCTGGATTGGTACAATCTCCAGGAGGAACAAATTCTGGTGCTTGAGCGACCAATCCATGCACAGGACCtctttcagttcattgaggtcaATGGAGGTTGTGTAAAGGAGggcatggccaag GTCATACTGAAACAGCTGGTCGCTGGAGCATTGGAGTTTGAGGACAAGAACATCTTTCACCGTGATATTAAGGTGGAAAATGTTCTAATAGAGACCAGCTCAGATGTTCCACGTGTTTGGCTGATTGACTTCGGCCTTAGCTGTTTTGTGCAGGAAGACTCCTTCAAGGTGTTCCATGGTACGTTATCCTGCTTCAGCCTACCCATTTGTTTACCCATTTGCTTTAATCCTTTTAAGGAGGTCTCATTCCTGTATTTTGCAGGCACAGTTGCTCATGCTCCTCCTGAGTGGTACAGCTGTTGCAGCTACAGTGCTGGTCCTACAACAGTGTGGCAGCTGGGAGTACTACTTTATGAAAGCGTccacagaaaacagtttgaaaCCCAAAAGTTTATCAGGCACAAACTAAAGATCAGCAACAGGCTctcaaaaa ATTGCCGTCATTTCTTGAGAACTTGTCTGAATAAAGTTCCTGAGCAGCGTCCCACTCTGAAGCAACTCTATCAGCACCCGTGGCTCTCAAACTGA
- the LOC102078993 gene encoding serine/threonine-protein kinase pim-2 produces MAPQNTSSVKLCKATKRKASSDQALSKKTRLSASMTSRAVGNGPLDLKENDPTSSSVNTGRAEFEARYIQEHQLGEGGFGCVFAGYRKADNLPVAIKHIPKTKIFWENKAEDGKSLSVEVAVMLELQDGKTGQLLNSISVSLLDWYDLQEEQILVLERPIHAQDLFQFIEVKWRLCKGGHGQGLRQVTCNSSMLKR; encoded by the exons ATGGCACCACAGAACACATCATCGGTCAAGCTCTGCAAGGCAACCAAAAGGAAGGCCAGTTCTGACCAGGCCCTCAGCAAAAAGACAAGGCTGTCAGCGTCTATGACAAGCAGGGCAGTTGGCAATGGGCCTTTGGACCTCAAGGAGAATGATCCAACTTCATCATCAGTGAACACTGGCAGAG CTGAATTTGAAGCCAGATACATCCAGGAGCATCAACTTGGTGAAGGAGGATTTGGATGCGTGTTTGCTGGCTATCGTAAAGCAGACAATTTACCG GTGGCCATAAAACACATTCCAAAAACCAAGATTTTCTGGGAAAACAAG GCTGAGGATGGGAAGAGTCTTTCAGTGGAGGTGGCTGTTATGTTGGAACTCCAAGATGGAAAAACTGGACAGCTGCTGAACTCGATATCCGTGTCCTTGCTGGATTGGTACGATCTCCAGGAGGAACAAATTCTGGTGCTTGAGCGACCAATCCATGCACAGGACCtctttcagttcattgaggtcaAATGGAGGTTGTGTAAAGGAGggcatggccaag GCCTCAGACAAGTTACCTGTAATTCATCTATGCTGAAGAGGTGA